The Apium graveolens cultivar Ventura chromosome 10, ASM990537v1, whole genome shotgun sequence nucleotide sequence TCGCAAGCAACAAAGCATGAAGAAGCACCGACCCCGGACAAGGGAAGAAGCAAACAAAATAAGTCCAGAGGGACTggcaagcaaccaagtcatggcAGTGAACAAGGCAAATCAAGTCCCAGACCAAGATAGTCCTACCATGCAAGCAACCAAAGAACCTGAACAAGCAAACTTCTATCTAAAGAAGAACTCTGAAGCCCGAATTCATCAAATGGTTTCAAACAAAGAGCAAGCAAAAATTGAAGCTGTAGTCGAAACAGAAGAAGTCTAGGTAGATGAAAGCAATTCTAGCAAAAAAGTGAAAGTTGGGTCAGGACTCGAGGAGTCCTTCAAGGAGAAATTAGTGTCCTTGCTCCAGGAGTACAGAGATGtttttgcctggagtccaagggacatgccaggactacatgagtccatagcaatgcacagcttggatgtcaaccccaATAGAAAACCAGTCAAACAAAAGAGAAGAATTTTTGCCCCGGAGAGGAAAAGAGCAATCGACGAAGAAGtagaaaagctactcaaagcaGGAATCATTAAAGAAATTAAATATCCGGAATGGCTAGCTAATGTTGTTATGGTGAAGAAGTCCAACTGCAAATGGAGAATATGTGTGGACTACACTGATCTGAATGATTCATGCCCAAAGGACCCGTATCCTCTCCCAAATATCGATCAACTGATAGATGCCACCTCCGGACACatcatgctaagtttcatgggCGCCTTCTCCGGATACAACCAGATAAAAATGAACCCAAAGGACATTTATAAGAcagcattcataactcacagagcagtctaTGCTTATGTGATGCTACCCTTCGGCCTTACCAGCGCATGATCCATTTACCAAAGAGCCATaaacaagatattcaagtcccagatTGGGAGGAACTTGGAAtgctatgtcgatgacatgatttccAAATCAACAACTATACCAGGGCATGTGAAAGATCAGAAGGAATGCTTTGACAACCTAAGGAAGAACCAACTCAAGCTGAATCCGGAGAAATGCACCTTCGGAGTAGGAGCAGGCAAGTTCCTACGATTCATGATCAGCAATAGAGGAATAGAAGCCAATCCagagaaaataaaagcaatccaggagatgaaagctcccaggacccaaaaagatgtgcagaagctatTAGGATCCCTAGCAGCACTCAGAAGATTTGTCTCAAAACTAGCAGAGAGGTGCCTACCAttctttgatttactcaaaggagcaaccaacaagaaagAGGTGAACTGGAGTCCAGAGTGCCAAAAGGCATTCGAGGAAATCAAGTCCTACATCTCTCAACCACCAGTCATAACCAAAGCACAACCAGGAGAGCCTCTCTACTTGTACTTGTCAGCAGGAGCACAAGCCGTAGGAGCTGCCCTAATCAGGGAAGAAAACGGAAAACAACAGCCAGTTTACTATGTAAGCCAAGTACTCAAAGATTCAGAAACAAGATACCCAAGATTGGAGAAGTTTGCCTTTGCCTTAGTCACAACTTCAAGAAAACTCAGGCACTACTTCCAAGGAAGAGAGATCAAAGTAGTGACAAATCAGCCCTTAAGAAAAATAATTCACAAGCCGGATGTCTCAGGAAGACTTGTCAATTGGGCTGTGGAGTTAAGCCAGTTCAATTTAAGCTTCTTTCCCAGGACGACAATCAAAGCTCAAGCTCTTGCAGATTTTataatcgaatgcaacttcccAGAAGAAGAACCAGAACCAATTGACATGGGTCAAGAGCCAAAAAAGGAAACAAGTCTGGGAGCCTGGACATTAAAGGTAGATGGTTCCTCAACAAGCGAGAGGTCAGGAGCCGGACTCATACTCAGAAGTCCAGAAGGATTCAAGATACAGACATCTATATCTTTCGGCTTCCCCGTAACAAAAAatcaagcagaatatgaggcaTTGATCGCAGGACTAAAGCTCTCCAGGACTCTAAAAATCCAGGACTTAAAAAtttacagcgactcccagatagtggtcaagcaaacaaatggAGAATACATAGCAAAGGACCCTACTCTGGCAAAGTATCAAGCCTTGCTTCAGAGCTACTTAGCTTCAATACCAAGCCATCAAGTCATTCAGATATGtcgagaagaaaatgaagaagcagATATCCTAGCCAAATTAGTCCGGAACTCATCAGATCTAGACTGCTCAGTTTATTTCGAAGAACTCCTCAAACCATCCATTGAATCCGGAGAGGTTTTGGAGATCGAAAGCAACCACAACTGGATGACTCCCTTCATCAAATACTTGGAAAATGGAGAACTCCCAGAAGACAAAGGAAAAGCTCAAAGACtgaaagcaaaagcagccaagttcttcctcgaagaaGGAGTACTCTACCGTAAGACCTTCTCATCTCCTATCCTGAAATGTATTggcccagaagaagcaaagtactgtTTGGCAGAAGTCTATGAAGGGATATGCGGAGACCATATGTCTGCAAAGACCCTAGCTCATAAGATTATaagacaaggctactactggccaaccaTTCACAAGGATGCAATAGAATTCATCAAGAAATGCAAAGAATGCCAGCTTTTCAGCAATGTGTCCCGAATCAGCCCAGTTCTACCATCCTCAGTCCTGTCACCTATCCCCTTCGCTGTGTGGGgtattgatatcatgggacccttcccccgggccaaaggagacctcaggtacctGCTAGTCTCTATTGATTACATGACAAAATGGGTTGAAGCAAAAGCTATGAGGACAATCAATCAACAagactgcataaagtttatggacaatattttgatgaggttcgggataccacgagtcctagtatcagacaatgggccccaattcattggatcagagttcgagtcctacctccaggagcgcgggatcaagcacaaaaaatcatcagtggcatatccccaaggaaatggccaagtagAAGTAACTAACAGAATCATGCTCCGAGGTATCGAGAAAagactcaaagaaagcaaaagcaaatggccagaagaactaccaAGTATACTTTGGTCCTACAGGACGAGCCCAAGGACAAGCACCggagaaactccattcaaactagtatggaacagaagcaatgcttcctattgaagtgggctctccttcccacagagcaataaactttgaaGAAGAAGCAAATGAAGAAGGACTCAGAACAAACTTGGAGCTAATTGATGAGGTCCGGGATCAAGATGTAGAAAGAATGAAAAAATACAAGGAGAAAATAAGAGAACACTTCAGTAAGAAGTcaagagtcaaaaacttccaagttaAAGACCTAGTCCTTCGAGACACTGAAGCATCAGATCCCATAAACACTGGAAAACTAATGCCaaaatgggaaggaccatacaagatcaaagaagtcctcatgccaggaacctacaagctcctGAATATGGATGGCTCACAAATACCAAACACTTGGCATGGActaaggctaagaaaattctaccagtaggagaacaaacaaagcaaccaaaaatCTTGTAGCCAATATGGCAAGCAACAAATTTGTTTCTCCTTTTATTTTGTATGAATGATTAATGAAAAGCTTTTCCCCTTTACATACTTTTCAAATctaaccactagtccggacaagctactAGTCAGGACTAAAGCAACCATTtctacttagaattaattttctaactaaaaggccccactagtccggacaagctattagtcaggactagagcaaccatttctATTTAGAATTAGTTTTCTAGCTAAAACCCACCACTAGTCCAGACAAGCTATAAGTCAGGACTAGAgtaaccatttttacttagaattaattttctagctaaaagccaccactagtccggacaagctataagtcaggactagagcaaccatttctACTTAGAATTAGTTTTCTAACTAAAAGAAAATACTAGTCCGGACAAACCCATTAGTCTGGACTAGTGCAACCATTTTATTTGGAATAAAACTTCTAAGTAAAAAAGCTAACCACTAGTCCAGACATGCTACTAGTCAGGACTAGCGCAACCACCTTTACTTAGAATAAACTCGCCAAGTAAAAAACCTAACTACTAGTCTGGACAAGCAATTAGTCAGGACTAGTGCAACAACTTTtactgggaaaaatattctaaggcaaaaacAAACTACAAAAACAAAGCAAAATAATAGCAAACATTAAAAAATTACCGGACTTGAATAAGCCCGAAGCAAAGTACGAATATTACAGATGTCAAAGTTATCAAACGTCTTCAAGAAATATCAAAATTACAAATTCAAGACTCCGGAGCATTAGGAGGCAGAAAACTGGGACAGGGCCCGTTGAACGGCTCCGGATCCCCTAGCCCGAGCTCAAAATCCTCCTTTGACTTAATGAATTCAGTAACAAAGCTGTCCCAACTGGCCTCCGAATCATTCTTGATGTGCCTTTCTGCAACCAACCAACAACGAGCTATCTCCGGCGCACCAGCATTAGCAAGAGCCTTGTCATACTCTTCGGATCTCTTAAACTCCGCAATTACTTCAAACTTCGGACGCACAGCAGACATCTGCCTCCGGAGCTCAGCCAATTCAGATTTCAGATCGGAAGCTTCTTTTTCAGCATTCTCAGTCCGGATCCTGACATCATCAAGCTGTTGGTTCAGCCCGGAGAGAGAAGTGTCCTTAGCAATGATCTGGTCCCGGAGCCTGCTAATTTCAGAGTCCTTATCGGCAATGGCAATCCGGGAATTTTTTAGCTCATTGTAGGCCAGAGAAGCTGATCCGGCCATATACCCACCCAACTGCAAAAAATAGGAAAACTTAGAAAAATATCCTAAGGCAAACAAAAACAAGAATCAAGAGCAAGAAGAAAACATACCTGACCCCAGAGCTGGGAGCACTCCTTCATAGTTGCATCAAATCCAGACTGATTCATTCTCCTCCAGTCAGCTTGAGTAGGAATCCCAGCCATGAAACGAGCAACTTTCTCCTCCAGCCCCAGACCACTTTCATCCGGACCCTCTTCATCAACAGTTTTTCCTTTACCAGCCCCGAACCCAGAGCCAGCCTCAAAATTTTCAGCCCGGGGAGGTTTTGACCCAAGAGTCCAGACCCTCTTCCTCCTCCGTCCAGACTCAACACCCAGAATTTCCCCAATAGGGCTAAGATCCTCAAGATTATCAAACTCATTGTCGATATCCAACTCAACATTGTGCTCCAGAGTAGACTGGTTCATGTCAACTTCGAGTTCGGGCCTCGGAGCCACATTACTCTGGGATCCTTCCTCCACAGAGGCATTGGATCCGGACCCTTCCTCCACAGAGGCATTGGATCCGGACCCAGCACCAGCAGTTTTCTTTGGCAACTTGAAAGCCTTGCCAAGACCTTTCAATGCATCACTGTATGCAGAAGACGACATGTTCGGATTGTAGTGTGGTAAACCTGCAAAGAAACAAAGCGAAAACACAAGTTAAAACCAATAAATAACCAAGGCAGATGAAAATAGATAAAAAATATATGAGAGGTCCGGACAGGAAGGAAACTACTTACAACCTAgtctatgcatagttctatgatTCATAAAAGTGTCTCGGGTCATTTGGAAACCCAGAGATTCACAAAACGCAAACATTAACCGGATAGCTTCACCCCAGAGTACATCCCTATGGAAGCGAGTACGGACTCCTTCTGAAGCAATGTGGGGAAGATAGTACAAGTCTAAGCCCCGGAGCATGATCAACTCTCCATTCCAATACTTCAAAGAAGATTGCTGGATAACAGGCCTGTAGGAGCTGCCATACCCGCACTTCGGAGCGCGGAACCGAAGTTCATAGA carries:
- the LOC141690425 gene encoding uncharacterized protein LOC141690425; translation: MISKSTTIPGHVKDQKECFDNLRKNQLKLNPEKCTFGVGAGATNKKEVNWSPECQKAFEEIKSYISQPPVITKAQPGEPLYLYLSAGAQAVGAALIREENGKQQPVYYVSQVLKDSETRYPRLEKFAFALVTTSRKLRHYFQGREIKVVTNQPLRKIIHKPDVSGRLVNWAVELSQFNLSFFPRTTIKAQALADFIIECNFPEEEPEPIDMGQEPKKETSLGAWTLKVDGSSTSERSGAGLILRSPEGFKIQTSISFGFPVTKNQAEYEALIAGLKLSRTLKIQDLKIYSDSQIVVKQTNGEYIAKDPTLAKYQALLQSYLASIPSHQVIQICREENEEADILAKLVRNSSDLDCSVYFEELLKPSIESGEVLEIESNHNWMTPFIKYLENGELPEDKGKAQRLKAKAAKFFLEEGVLYRKTFSSPILKCIGPEEAKYCLAEVYEGICGDHMSAKTLAHKIIRQGYYWPTIHKDAIEFIKKCKECQLFSNVSRISPVLPSSVLSPIPFAQKL